A single Ammospiza caudacuta isolate bAmmCau1 chromosome 6, bAmmCau1.pri, whole genome shotgun sequence DNA region contains:
- the SIGIRR gene encoding single Ig IL-1-related receptor, with protein MADLCSVSPEILVPAANETLELVLGSQVELNCTVRWAGTEHCQPIPTWSKDGQWLGRGSSQDTVWSGQNSSEQLLASVLQLNLTQDADFGVFACWISNATATFTLRQAEAVGHVPAVLAALLVLLLLVLLAVLYVQCRLNALLWYRDRYGELEINDGKLYDAYVSHANAPDDRKFIHFIVKPQLENRHGYKLFLDEQNILPNSEPSADLIMNVSRCRRLIVVLSVAYLEQEWCNSSFREGLWRLLELSRNPIFIVFESQYREITHPAITLLKQHRSAVTLLVWRAGSMTPSSDFWKELCLALPRKVSFPAGRSVGDPQTQLQEDKDPMLILHSSYLDGAGDLDPDGDLGTGLRGRIFGSPPPPRLGGPGIPRAPASSGMEEAQLRDGQRSEIDVSDLGSRNYGARTDFYCLVTEDDI; from the exons ATGGCAG acCTTTGCAGCGTGTCCCCCGAAATCCTGGTGCCAGCTGCCAACGAGAcgctggagctggtgctgggcagCCAGGTCGAGCTGAACTGCACCGTGCGCTGGGCAGGCACCGAGCACTGCCAGCCCATTCCCACCTGGAGCAAGGACGGGcagtggctgggcaggggcagcagccaggacacTGTCTG GTCTGGCCAAAACTCCtcggagcagctcctggccagcgTCCTGCAGCTCAACCTCACCCAGGATgccgattttggggtgtttgccTGCTGGATCAGCAATGCCACGGCCACCTTCACCCTGCGGCAAGCAG agGCAGTGGGGCATGTGCCAGCCGTGCTGGCAGCcctcctggtcctgctgctcctggtgctcctggctgtgctctaCGTCCAGTGCCGCCTGAACGCGCTGCTTTGGTACCGGGACCGCTACGGAGAGCTGGAGATCAACG ATGGGAAGCTGTACGATGCCTATGTCTCCCACGCCAATGCCCCTGATGATCGGAAGTTCATCCACTTCATCGTGAAACCGCAGCTGGAAAACCGCCACGGCTACAAGCTCTTCCTGGATGAGCAGAACATCCTGCCCAACTCAG AGCCATCAGCTGACCTCATCATGAATGTCAGCCGGTGCCGGCGCCTCATCGTGGTGCTCTCCGTGGCGTACCTGGAGCAGGAGTGGTGCAACAGCAGCTTCAG GGAAGGGctctggaggctgctggagctttcCAGGAACCCCATCTTCATCGTCTTTGAGAGCCAGTACCGGGAGATCACTCACCCCGCCATCACCCTGCTGAAGCAGCACCGAAGCGCAGTGACCCTGCTGGTGTGGAGAGCCGGCTCCATG ACCCCATCGTCGGACTtctggaaggagctgtgcctggccctGCCGCGCAAGGTGTCCTTCCCGGCGGGAAGGAGCGTGGGGGACCCGCAgacccagctgcaggaggacaaGGACCCCATGCTGATCCTGCACAGCAGCTACCTGGACGGCGCGGGAGACCTGGACCCCGACGGGGACCTCGGCACAG GCCTCCGAGGGCGCATCTTCGGCAgccccccgcccccccgccTCGGTGGGCCCGGCATTCCCAGGGCTCCAGCCTCCAGCGGGATGGAGGAGGCACAGCTGAGGGACGGGCAGCGCTCCGAGATCGATGTCTCGGACCTGGGGTCGCGCAACTACGGCGCCCGCACGGACTTCTACTGTCTGGTGACAGAGGATGACATCTGA